Proteins from a single region of Lates calcarifer isolate ASB-BC8 linkage group LG19, TLL_Latcal_v3, whole genome shotgun sequence:
- the fhl5 gene encoding four and a half LIM domains protein 5: MSTSERFDCHYCKDSLLGKKYIMKEDTQYCTKCYENLFANCCEGCSLPIGCNCKDLSYKDRHWHEQCFKCAKCSRSLVEKAFAAKDDLLLCTECYAHDYSSKCSTCKKTVMPGSRKMEYKGNSWHETCFLCHRCQQPIGTKSFIPKDTGYFCVPCFEKQFAYQCCACKKAITTGGVTYQDKPWHRECFLCIGCRKQLSGQRFTSRENYPYCLECFSNLYAKKCVGCTKPITSLAGAKYISFEERQWHSECFTCMQCSVSLVGRGFLTQRDNILCTDCGREK; this comes from the exons ATGTCCACCAGCGAGCGTTTCGACTGCCATTACTGCAAAGACTCCCTGCTGGGGAAGAAGTACATAATGAAAGAGGACACGCAGTACTGCACTAAGTGCTACGAGAACCTGTTCGCTAACTGCTGTGAGGGATGCTCTTTACCAATTGGCTGTAATTGCAAG GACCTGTCCTATAAGGATCGCCACTGGCATGAGCAGTGCTTCAAGTGTGCCAAGTGCAGCCGCTCTCTGGTGGAAAAGGCCTTTGCAGCCAAGGATGATTTGTTGCTCTGCACTGAATGCTACGCCCATGATTATTCCTCCAAGTGCAGCACCTGCAAGAAAACTGTCATGCCAG GTTCCCGCAAAATGGAATACAAGGGGAACAGCTGGCATGAGACCTGCTTCCTGTGCCACCGCTGCCAGCAGCCAATAGGAACCAAGTCCTTCATCCCCAAAGACACCGGCTACTTCTGTGTGCCCTGCTTTGAAAAGCAGTTTGCCTACCAGTGCTGTGCTTGTAAGAAG GCCATCACAACAGGTGGAGTGACCTACCAAGACAAGCCCTGGCACCGCGAGTGCTTCCTATGCATCGGCTGCAGAAAGCAGCTGTCGGGTCAGCGCTTCACCTCCAGGGAAAATTACCCCTACTGCCTCGAATGTTTCAGCAACCTGTATGCGAAGAAGTGTGTGGGCTGCACCAAGCCCATCACCA GTCTGGCAGGGGCCAAGTACATCTCTTTTGAGGAGCGCCAGTGGCACAGCGAGTGTTTCACCTGCATGCAGTGCTCCGTGTCACTGGTGGGACGCGGCTTCCTCACCCAGCGCGACAACATCTTGTGCACCGACTGTGGCAGGGAGAAGTGA